Genomic window (Marinobacter panjinensis):
CAACTGCATGGGTGGGTCGAAGAATGATCCGGCGTTTTCATCCGGGGGTGGCCAATGAGCCAGTTTTTCCAGATACACCCGGTAACGCCGCAAAAACGCCTGATTAACCAGGCCGTGGATATTCTGCGCCGGGGTGGGGTGATCGTGTACCCCACGGACTCGGCCTATGCCATTGGCTGTCAGTTGGATGACAAGCAGGCGGCGGACCGAATCAAGCGCATCCGCAAGCTGGACGACAAGCACAACTTCACGCTGATGTGCCGTGATCTTTCGGATATTGGTGTATTTGCGAAAGTCGACAACACCCACTTCCGTTTGCTCAAGACGTTTACCCCGGGGCCCTATACCTTCATTCTGGACGCCACCAGTGAAGTGCCACGTCGACTGTTGCACCCCAAGCGCAAAACCATTGGCATGCGGGTGCCAGACAACGCCATCGTCCAGGCGCTGCTGGAAGCGCTTGGTGAGCCCATCATGAGCAGCACGTTGATACTGCCGGGCGAAGAGGATCCGATGACCGATCCGGAAGAGATTCGGGATGTCCTCGAGCACGAACTGGATCTGATTATCGATGGCGGTTTTTGTGGGCTTGAGGCGACCACGGTGGTCAACATGACAGGCCCGGCGCCGGAAGTGACCCGCGTTGGTAAAGGTGACCCTGAGCCTTTCCGGATTTAACCGGTTCAGGCCCGCGTATTCAGGCTGAGGGCGAAGTCCTTGCGGTCTGGATAGCTGGCCGTCTGGTCGGTATTGATGGTACGGCGCATGCTGTCATAGCGGTGCGCCAGATCCTGCAGGCCGTTGAACTGCTGGTTGTCGCTGACCAGGGTGTCCAGCAGTGAGTTGTTCACACCATAGGCCTTGTTCAGCTTCAGTGCGTTGTCGACAAAGTGCAGGGTCGGCTCGCTGGCGCTGAGGCGACTGAAGGCTTCGCGAAACGGCTTGCTGTTGTTCAGGTCCTGTTCGATCCGGCTGCGGGTCTGTTCCGGTATCCCGCCGCCCAGGCTGATGTTGCCCCCTTCGTTTTTTGACACTTCCACACTGGTCGCCGGGTTGAGCTTGTACTCGGCAAGTTTGTGCCGCAGCGTTTCCCGCATGTAGGCAAGATCCTGCCCGACGGTCTGCTTGTATTCCGCCATCGACAGTTTGGTGGCCTTGGGGCGGGCTGTATCGAAACCCGCCCGCTCAGACATGGTGAAACGATCATCAGTGGCAGACGCCGGAGCCTCAGACGCCGCAGGCTTTGCCGCAGCATTGCCCGGTGCTGACGGCGGACGCTTTTCCATGGCTTGCTGGAAATGGGTACTGGCTTTGATCAGCGATGTAAGCAGCGACATGGCACTTTTGCCCTCCCATGGTCACTGAGGAAATTTTGACGGTTCTCTGTGCTTAAGCACAAAGTGGGCCAGCAGCAAAAAGGGCACCCGGTGGGTGCCCTTGCTCTGAGGAAGTGGAGTAGCCGGCTCAGCGGCCGTTCCATACGTCATCACCGGATTCGATCAGGTCACCGTTGGTTTCAAAGCAGGCGTCGACAGCCGCGGTGGGGCGGGCATCGGTGAACCAGATGACCTGATTGCCGGCATCGCCCATCCGGTTGATGATGCGCTGAGGGGCCAAGAAGGACTGGTGGCTGTTGTGCATGTCCAACACTTCCTCCAGGTAATGCCGCCAGTCGATGACCGGCGTGTCATCGCCTTCCGGGCTGAGGTTCATGTTCCGTGAACTCCAGGGGTCGAAGGCTGTTTCCAGCCGCCAATTTCAGCGTTCAG
Coding sequences:
- a CDS encoding L-threonylcarbamoyladenylate synthase encodes the protein MSQFFQIHPVTPQKRLINQAVDILRRGGVIVYPTDSAYAIGCQLDDKQAADRIKRIRKLDDKHNFTLMCRDLSDIGVFAKVDNTHFRLLKTFTPGPYTFILDATSEVPRRLLHPKRKTIGMRVPDNAIVQALLEALGEPIMSSTLILPGEEDPMTDPEEIRDVLEHELDLIIDGGFCGLEATTVVNMTGPAPEVTRVGKGDPEPFRI
- a CDS encoding DUF6351 family protein, which gives rise to MNLSPEGDDTPVIDWRHYLEEVLDMHNSHQSFLAPQRIINRMGDAGNQVIWFTDARPTAAVDACFETNGDLIESGDDVWNGR
- a CDS encoding DUF6351 family protein — translated: MQYGLKALKDRLLTKAELLKLNAEIGGWKQPSTPGVHGT